A genomic window from Ruminiclostridium cellulolyticum H10 includes:
- a CDS encoding HAMP domain-containing sensor histidine kinase, which produces MKHDKISIRYNMFFYLTAFVAVLLILLWLFQIVFLDDFYKQIKIHSIKSMAETIENNVDAENFQEFLTSLSQEEDACIKILDDSGKTKYSVESRPDCIIHKVPPSELFRLYNRAEQNGGTYLEMFPMDKGKERRDPAAYPFANNFAPPGNIPGNIIFVKIVDIGDGSHAIVMLNSTITPVNATVNTLRIQLIWVTGITLLMALLMGLFISRKVSDPIIKINSSAKELAKGNYDTIFHGRGYLEIAELNSTLNYAAKELSKVEGLRKELIANISHDLRTPLTMITGYGEVMRDLPGENTPENVQIIIDEAKRLTTLVNDILDISQLESGTLKLNLDTFNITESIRNILQRYNKLTEQDGYRLEFKSDKDIWVNADTVKMSQVIYNLINNAITYTGPDRTVTIIQSSSSDSVKVEITDTGEGISEEMLPLIWDRYYKIDKAHKRAAIGTGLGLSIVKTILDMHGARYGVGSKPGKGSTFWFELNFEQKLN; this is translated from the coding sequence TTGAAACATGACAAAATAAGTATAAGATACAATATGTTTTTTTATCTTACGGCCTTTGTTGCAGTATTGCTGATATTACTATGGTTATTTCAAATAGTTTTTCTTGATGATTTTTACAAGCAGATTAAAATTCATAGTATTAAGTCAATGGCAGAGACGATCGAGAATAACGTAGACGCCGAGAATTTTCAGGAATTTCTTACTTCATTATCCCAAGAGGAAGACGCCTGCATAAAAATATTGGACGACAGCGGAAAAACCAAGTATTCGGTGGAATCGCGGCCTGACTGTATTATACACAAGGTACCGCCTTCGGAATTATTTAGGCTTTACAACCGTGCGGAACAAAACGGAGGGACATACCTTGAAATGTTTCCAATGGATAAGGGAAAGGAAAGGCGTGACCCGGCAGCATATCCTTTTGCGAATAACTTTGCACCTCCGGGAAATATCCCTGGAAATATAATCTTCGTTAAAATAGTAGACATAGGTGATGGGTCACACGCAATCGTGATGTTAAATTCAACTATAACTCCCGTAAATGCCACCGTAAATACACTAAGAATCCAACTAATTTGGGTTACAGGGATAACTCTGCTGATGGCTCTATTAATGGGACTTTTCATATCGCGAAAGGTTTCTGACCCAATAATCAAAATTAACAGCTCAGCAAAGGAACTTGCAAAGGGCAACTATGATACTATCTTTCACGGACGAGGCTACCTTGAAATTGCCGAGCTGAACAGTACTCTCAATTACGCTGCAAAAGAGCTGTCAAAGGTGGAAGGCTTACGCAAAGAGTTGATAGCAAATATTTCCCATGATCTTAGAACGCCTCTTACGATGATAACGGGGTATGGAGAAGTTATGCGTGACCTTCCGGGAGAAAATACACCTGAAAACGTTCAGATAATAATTGATGAAGCAAAAAGGCTTACCACACTAGTAAATGATATTCTGGATATATCCCAATTGGAGTCAGGTACCCTCAAACTTAATCTTGATACATTTAATATTACAGAAAGTATCAGAAACATACTTCAGAGGTATAATAAGCTTACTGAACAGGATGGGTACAGGCTTGAATTTAAAAGTGATAAGGATATTTGGGTGAATGCAGATACGGTAAAAATGTCTCAGGTTATATATAATTTGATTAATAATGCAATAACATATACAGGCCCTGATAGGACTGTTACTATAATTCAAAGCAGCAGCTCCGATAGTGTAAAGGTTGAAATTACAGACACTGGAGAAGGTATATCAGAAGAAATGCTTCCTCTTATATGGGACAGGTATTACAAGATTGACAAGGCACATAAGAGAGCAGCAATTGGAACGGGTCTGGGGCTTTCTATAGTAAAGACAATACTGGATATGCACGGAGCAAGGTACGGAGTGGGCAGCAAACCGGGTAAGGGTAGTACATTCTGGTTTGAATTAAATTTTGAACAAAAATTAAATTGA
- a CDS encoding putative manganese-dependent inorganic diphosphatase produces MKDIIYITGHKNPDTDSICSAIAYAELKKRHAALAVPIRIGDINKETEFVLKYFGVEVPEYRETVRTQISDLDIDIISPVSEDISIKAAWSIMLKNNVKVLPVADVKGKLIGIITLSDITGSYLDALENNIICASGTPCRNIMDTLAAKLVCGDEENFKSAGKVVIAAMAPEDMEPFIDRGDIVLVGSRKDSQLKAIEIGASSMIITCGAKADEEVIKFAEEKGCIVMDTYYDTFTTARLINQSIPVSHIMTKEQLISFNINDYIDNIKDKMLKTRYRSYPVVDDEGIIKGFISRYHLITQRRKKVILLDHNERAQTIDGIDQADILEIIDHHRIGDIQTGYPIFFKNDAVGSTSTLIANMYFENGMNPSKSVAGLLCAAIISDTMKFKSPTSTYADELAASRLAKIADINIDEFATSLFKANASLQGMTPQTILDYDFKDFVFNKYKIGIGQINSSDTEGLNKIKDNLLKHMRTVLENREYSLILLLVTDIIKEGSELLFVGDDHAALMEKAFNIKTGENGAFLKGLVSRKKQVVPQLSSTIQRESI; encoded by the coding sequence TTGAAGGATATAATATATATTACCGGACATAAAAATCCGGATACTGACTCAATATGTTCAGCTATTGCCTATGCGGAGCTGAAAAAAAGACATGCTGCCCTCGCTGTTCCCATAAGGATAGGAGATATAAATAAGGAAACCGAGTTTGTACTTAAATATTTCGGAGTAGAGGTTCCGGAGTACCGGGAAACAGTCAGAACACAGATTTCGGATCTTGATATTGACATAATAAGTCCTGTTTCGGAAGATATATCTATTAAGGCAGCCTGGAGCATAATGCTCAAGAACAATGTAAAAGTTCTCCCCGTTGCAGATGTTAAAGGGAAGCTCATAGGTATTATTACGCTGTCTGATATTACTGGAAGCTATCTGGACGCATTGGAAAATAATATTATTTGTGCCAGTGGGACACCTTGCAGGAATATAATGGATACACTTGCTGCAAAGTTAGTTTGCGGAGATGAAGAAAATTTTAAATCAGCCGGGAAGGTTGTAATAGCAGCAATGGCACCTGAGGATATGGAGCCTTTCATTGATAGGGGAGACATTGTTCTGGTAGGAAGCAGAAAGGACAGCCAGCTAAAGGCAATAGAGATAGGTGCAAGCAGTATGATAATTACATGCGGTGCAAAGGCTGATGAGGAAGTAATCAAGTTTGCAGAGGAAAAGGGCTGTATAGTAATGGATACATATTACGATACCTTTACAACTGCAAGGCTTATCAACCAAAGTATTCCTGTCAGTCATATCATGACCAAGGAGCAGCTAATCAGTTTTAATATCAATGACTATATAGACAATATCAAGGATAAGATGCTTAAAACCAGATACCGAAGTTATCCTGTTGTGGATGATGAGGGTATCATAAAAGGTTTTATTTCAAGGTACCATCTTATTACACAACGCAGGAAAAAGGTAATTTTGCTTGATCATAATGAAAGAGCACAGACGATTGACGGAATAGATCAGGCGGACATACTTGAAATAATAGATCACCACAGAATAGGTGATATCCAGACAGGGTACCCTATTTTCTTTAAAAATGATGCAGTAGGCAGTACATCCACATTAATTGCAAATATGTATTTTGAAAACGGTATGAATCCATCTAAAAGTGTGGCAGGTCTTTTGTGTGCAGCCATTATATCCGACACTATGAAGTTTAAGTCCCCCACAAGCACATATGCAGACGAACTGGCTGCAAGCAGACTGGCTAAAATAGCGGACATCAACATAGACGAATTTGCAACATCTTTGTTTAAAGCCAACGCATCTCTTCAGGGTATGACTCCTCAAACAATTCTAGATTACGATTTTAAGGACTTTGTATTTAATAAATATAAAATAGGAATTGGTCAGATAAATTCAAGCGACACAGAGGGTTTGAATAAGATAAAAGACAATTTGCTCAAACACATGAGAACTGTTTTGGAAAACAGGGAATACAGCCTTATACTATTGTTAGTGACTGACATAATAAAAGAAGGCTCGGAGCTGCTGTTTGTAGGGGATGACCACGCTGCCCTTATGGAAAAAGCCTTTAATATCAAGACGGGTGAAAACGGTGCTTTCCTGAAAGGTTTAGTTTCCAGGAAAAAACAAGTTGTTCCACAGCTTTCAAGTACGATTCAAAGAGAATCAATATAA
- a CDS encoding polyphosphate polymerase domain-containing protein, whose amino-acid sequence MERLKLRHEIKHEISTSDYIAVQHRLKYIAGKDPNADQSGRYKIRSLYFDNVDNKALKEKIIGLNNREKFRIRYYNGDTRHIKLEKKGKINGLCYKKSTRLTVEQCEQIISGDIKWMRFSDDLLLLELYTKMNFQQLRPRILVDYVREPYIYKPGNVRITFDSGIKTGLNSKELFNQQTVSMNTHAVNKIIMEVKFDEFLPEIISDIIQLGQRQSSAFSKYAASRIFG is encoded by the coding sequence ATGGAAAGATTAAAGTTAAGGCATGAAATAAAGCACGAGATTTCGACTTCGGACTATATTGCTGTTCAACATCGGCTTAAATATATAGCCGGGAAAGACCCAAATGCAGATCAAAGCGGCCGGTATAAAATCAGGAGTTTGTATTTTGATAACGTTGATAATAAAGCTCTGAAAGAAAAAATTATAGGCCTGAATAACAGAGAAAAATTCAGAATCCGCTATTACAACGGTGATACTCGGCATATAAAGCTTGAAAAGAAAGGCAAAATAAATGGACTTTGCTACAAAAAATCCACTCGCCTGACGGTAGAACAATGTGAACAAATAATAAGTGGTGACATTAAATGGATGAGGTTTTCGGACGACCTGCTGCTCCTGGAACTATATACTAAAATGAACTTTCAGCAGTTAAGGCCGAGGATTCTGGTGGATTATGTCAGGGAGCCTTATATCTACAAACCGGGGAACGTACGAATAACTTTTGACAGCGGCATAAAGACGGGTCTCAATTCAAAAGAGCTTTTTAATCAACAAACTGTTTCCATGAATACTCATGCGGTTAACAAAATTATAATGGAAGTAAAATTTGACGAGTTTCTGCCGGAAATAATAAGCGACATCATTCAGCTTGGACAGAGGCAAAGCTCGGCGTTTTCAAAATATGCGGCCAGCAGGATATTTGGCTGA
- a CDS encoding DUF4956 domain-containing protein produces the protein MNFNDIFKSNFVEKVSSFSPLDMVIALAVSFALGLFIFYVYKKTFNGVMYSASFGVSLLAMTLITTLIILAVTSNVILSLGMVGALSIVRFRSAIKEPMDIAFLFWSISAGIVTGAGLIPLGVFGSLFIGVVMVIFVNKKTNDNPYILVVNCMDDKAEKLVNSAIIDNVKKHVVKSKAVTTSGVELTVEVRLKGSSTEFVNQISEIRGVTNTVLVSYNGEYMS, from the coding sequence ATGAATTTTAATGATATTTTTAAATCCAACTTTGTAGAAAAGGTTTCTTCATTTTCACCGCTGGATATGGTGATTGCACTGGCAGTTTCCTTTGCACTGGGACTATTTATATTTTACGTTTATAAGAAAACCTTTAATGGTGTAATGTACTCTGCAAGCTTTGGAGTATCACTTCTGGCAATGACACTTATAACCACACTGATAATACTTGCAGTAACATCTAATGTTATTCTCTCTCTTGGTATGGTTGGTGCATTGTCAATTGTACGTTTCAGATCGGCTATAAAGGAACCCATGGACATAGCATTTTTGTTCTGGTCCATTTCGGCAGGTATTGTAACAGGTGCGGGACTTATACCTCTAGGCGTATTTGGCTCATTGTTCATAGGTGTTGTTATGGTAATATTTGTAAATAAGAAAACTAATGATAATCCATACATCTTGGTAGTGAATTGTATGGATGATAAAGCGGAGAAGCTAGTCAACAGTGCGATAATTGATAATGTAAAAAAACATGTAGTTAAATCTAAGGCTGTTACCACAAGTGGAGTAGAGCTTACTGTAGAAGTCAGACTGAAAGGCAGTAGTACTGAATTTGTAAACCAGATTTCTGAAATAAGAGGAGTAACAAATACTGTACTTGTTAGCTATAACGGAGAGTATATGTCATAA
- a CDS encoding CotH kinase family protein, with protein sequence MITSKYINIIIAVVLIVVVVFTGIFMTVPGSIGIATENSQPEYVTKLFDKNKIISIDIKADKKEWEEMLKNATSEEYIQCDATINGTTYKSVGIRPKGNSSLSMVANSDSDRYSFKLEFDHYIKGQTCMGVDKMVINNIQADSTYMKEYLSFDMMSYMGVTTPLYAYTDVTVNGEKWGFYLAVEAMEESFAKRNYGVDFGKLYKPETMGGQRDENMKDIPRNQEDEQKKNRVQQQQPGIVSGTTAEANGINGNSKTTDAQNTNQAGPGGFPGGPGFGGFGNNQGGGADLKYIDDKISSYSNIFEGEIFKGTDADYKRVIKAIKNLNNGTELEKYISVDECLRYFAVNTVVVNLDSYFSNMKHNYYLYEENGKLSMLPWDYNLAFAGFQSGTASSAVNFPIDTPVSGIEMSERPILNKLLEVDEYKEKYHKYLKDILNGYIDNEKFGSTVDKLNSLIAGYVKNDATAFFTYDKYTAGVAMLKEFGKLRAKSIEGQLNGSIPSTKEGQSKASDKLIDASAINLSVMGTQGGGGGGGRVGGDRASQLEKSQQQGDDQKPQENQQGNSRMLPGDMPDRDIMMQAMRIVQSADEEDLTEEQLKQLKELGMTEEQIAFVKNMPFGKGGMGGDGISSQKGDNSIKSNNRQETTRMSDQDILVTGIYLVFMAAGLLFVIKFKRRKSS encoded by the coding sequence ATGATAACCAGCAAATATATAAATATAATTATTGCTGTTGTTCTGATTGTGGTGGTGGTCTTTACCGGAATCTTTATGACTGTTCCCGGCTCAATAGGAATAGCCACTGAAAATTCCCAACCTGAATATGTCACAAAGTTGTTTGATAAGAATAAGATCATTTCTATTGATATAAAGGCAGATAAAAAGGAATGGGAAGAAATGTTGAAAAATGCGACAAGTGAAGAGTATATTCAATGTGATGCAACTATCAACGGAACAACCTATAAATCAGTGGGTATAAGGCCTAAAGGTAATTCAAGCTTATCCATGGTAGCAAACAGTGATTCAGACAGATACAGTTTTAAATTGGAGTTCGACCACTATATAAAAGGACAAACCTGTATGGGGGTGGACAAAATGGTTATAAACAATATACAGGCGGATTCCACATATATGAAGGAATACCTTTCTTTTGACATGATGTCCTATATGGGGGTTACTACTCCTTTATATGCCTACACTGATGTAACCGTAAACGGGGAAAAGTGGGGTTTCTATCTTGCGGTTGAGGCTATGGAGGAATCCTTTGCCAAGAGAAATTACGGAGTTGATTTTGGAAAGCTGTACAAGCCGGAAACTATGGGTGGCCAACGGGATGAAAATATGAAGGACATTCCCAGAAATCAGGAGGACGAACAGAAGAAAAACAGAGTTCAGCAACAACAGCCGGGGATAGTTTCAGGTACCACTGCCGAAGCGAATGGTATAAATGGTAATTCAAAGACAACTGATGCACAAAATACTAACCAGGCAGGCCCCGGAGGTTTCCCGGGAGGACCGGGTTTTGGCGGATTTGGAAATAACCAAGGCGGAGGGGCTGACCTGAAATATATTGATGATAAAATAAGCAGTTATTCAAATATATTTGAAGGTGAAATATTTAAGGGTACTGATGCAGATTATAAGAGAGTTATAAAAGCGATTAAGAATCTAAACAATGGCACGGAACTTGAAAAATATATAAGTGTTGATGAATGTCTAAGATATTTTGCGGTAAATACAGTGGTAGTTAACCTTGATAGTTATTTCAGCAATATGAAGCATAACTATTATCTTTATGAGGAAAATGGTAAGCTTTCAATGTTGCCATGGGATTATAACCTTGCTTTTGCAGGCTTTCAGTCAGGAACGGCATCTTCAGCCGTAAATTTCCCAATAGACACACCTGTATCGGGTATTGAAATGTCTGAAAGGCCGATTTTAAACAAACTTCTGGAAGTCGATGAATATAAGGAGAAATATCATAAATACCTAAAAGATATATTGAACGGTTATATTGATAATGAAAAATTCGGAAGCACAGTAGATAAACTGAATTCATTAATTGCAGGATATGTAAAAAATGATGCAACGGCCTTTTTTACATATGACAAGTATACGGCAGGGGTAGCAATGCTAAAGGAATTCGGCAAACTAAGAGCAAAGAGTATTGAGGGACAGCTTAACGGAAGTATTCCGTCAACTAAAGAAGGACAGTCTAAGGCCTCTGACAAATTAATCGACGCATCAGCAATAAATCTTTCGGTTATGGGTACGCAAGGCGGCGGAGGCGGAGGCGGAAGAGTGGGCGGAGACAGAGCTAGCCAACTTGAGAAAAGTCAACAGCAGGGCGATGATCAAAAGCCCCAGGAAAATCAGCAGGGTAATAGTAGGATGCTGCCGGGGGACATGCCTGATCGCGATATAATGATGCAGGCAATGAGGATAGTACAATCAGCTGACGAAGAGGATTTGACCGAAGAACAGCTCAAGCAGTTAAAAGAGCTTGGAATGACAGAGGAACAGATCGCTTTTGTTAAAAATATGCCCTTCGGAAAAGGAGGCATGGGGGGAGACGGGATTTCATCCCAAAAGGGCGATAACAGTATAAAATCCAACAACAGGCAAGAGACTACACGAATGTCGGATCAGGATATTCTTGTGACGGGCATATATTTAGTATTTATGGCAGCGGGATTGCTATTTGTAATCAAATTTAAACGAAGAAAAAGCAGTTGA
- a CDS encoding hemolysin family protein: protein MLTKVLLLVVLVLLNAFFSGSEIALISLNDKLIKKQAEEGDKKAKQLYSFLSEPSRFLATIQIGITLAGFLASAFATESFVDDLTGLLVKTGFPVAESVIRSVSLVVITIILSYFTLVFGELIPKRLAMQKSEFLANIAVGPLMFLSRITNPFVRFLTFSTNFFIKVFGGNPAGGDDEKVTEEEIRMMMEVGEERGVIQDTEKEMIDNIFEFDNKSVSEIMTHRTNIVGIPVDSDINYVLYIMNRDKYTRVPIYNDNIDNIVGILHVKDLLEYTQSHNKDFSLKKIIRSAYFVPESKRTDELFKEMQKNKVHLAVVIDEYGGTAGIVTIEDLLEEIVGNIFDEYDIEQKDIEYLENNTYIFDGAIDLDKVEEVLDEDLPVDDFDTLGGFILKLLGRIPKVDEKPTVPYENIVFKVVKMEGKRIVKVQASKQENN from the coding sequence TTGTTAACTAAAGTTTTACTGCTTGTGGTTCTTGTGCTGTTAAATGCGTTCTTTTCGGGGTCTGAGATCGCCCTCATTTCTTTAAATGACAAATTGATTAAGAAACAGGCGGAAGAGGGAGATAAAAAGGCAAAACAGCTTTATAGTTTTCTTAGCGAGCCAAGCAGGTTTTTGGCCACCATCCAAATAGGTATAACATTAGCGGGGTTCCTTGCAAGTGCATTTGCAACAGAGAGTTTTGTAGACGATTTGACAGGGTTATTGGTAAAGACAGGTTTTCCTGTTGCTGAATCCGTTATCAGAAGTGTTTCACTTGTAGTAATTACAATAATTCTTTCATACTTTACATTGGTTTTTGGTGAATTGATACCTAAGAGACTGGCTATGCAAAAGTCTGAGTTCTTAGCCAATATTGCTGTAGGTCCGTTGATGTTCTTATCCCGTATAACAAATCCTTTTGTAAGGTTTCTGACGTTTTCTACAAACTTTTTTATTAAGGTTTTTGGAGGAAATCCGGCTGGCGGGGACGATGAAAAAGTAACCGAGGAAGAAATCAGAATGATGATGGAGGTTGGAGAAGAGAGAGGTGTTATTCAGGATACAGAGAAGGAAATGATTGACAACATTTTTGAATTTGATAACAAGAGTGTATCTGAAATAATGACTCATCGAACCAACATTGTTGGAATACCTGTGGATTCGGATATAAATTATGTGCTATACATCATGAACAGAGACAAGTATACAAGAGTTCCTATTTATAATGATAACATTGATAATATAGTTGGTATCCTGCATGTAAAGGACTTATTGGAGTACACTCAGAGCCATAATAAGGATTTTAGTCTAAAAAAAATAATAAGAAGTGCTTACTTTGTTCCTGAATCAAAGAGAACAGACGAGTTATTTAAGGAAATGCAGAAGAACAAAGTCCATCTGGCGGTTGTAATCGACGAATATGGTGGTACAGCCGGAATAGTTACCATAGAAGACTTGTTGGAAGAGATTGTCGGAAACATTTTCGACGAATATGATATAGAACAAAAAGATATAGAATATCTTGAAAATAATACTTATATTTTTGACGGTGCAATCGACCTTGACAAGGTTGAAGAAGTACTGGACGAGGATCTTCCTGTTGACGATTTCGATACCTTGGGAGGTTTTATTCTAAAGCTACTTGGCAGAATACCAAAGGTAGATGAGAAACCTACAGTCCCGTATGAGAATATTGTTTTTAAAGTAGTCAAAATGGAAGGCAAGAGAATAGTAAAGGTACAGGCTAGTAAACAGGAAAATAATTAA
- a CDS encoding DUF2089 domain-containing protein — MAREAIGKCPVCGNETEVTRITCNSCDTVIEGHFKLCKFCKLTNDQRAFLDVFIKCRGNIKEVEKELGVSYPTVKNKLEDVAAALGHKGEPQPEVPGRKKEILDKLNSGEISVEEAVELMKE, encoded by the coding sequence ATGGCAAGAGAAGCTATCGGCAAATGCCCCGTTTGCGGAAACGAGACTGAAGTAACAAGGATAACCTGTAACAGCTGCGATACTGTTATAGAAGGGCATTTTAAACTATGCAAGTTCTGCAAACTTACAAATGACCAAAGAGCATTTTTGGATGTATTTATAAAATGCAGAGGGAATATAAAGGAAGTGGAAAAAGAACTGGGTGTATCTTATCCGACAGTGAAAAACAAGTTGGAAGATGTGGCGGCAGCACTTGGACACAAAGGTGAACCACAGCCAGAAGTTCCGGGTAGAAAGAAGGAAATACTCGATAAGCTTAACAGTGGGGAAATTAGTGTTGAAGAGGCAGTGGAACTGATGAAGGAATAA